A genomic stretch from Bosea sp. F3-2 includes:
- a CDS encoding sugar ABC transporter permease has translation MRPQASLSPKLAARPERAARLDGSPWTPYWFVAPVVLFLLALQGYPLLRELMLSFTQTSLLTPQQSTFIGMRNYEELIARPDFWHVIAVTGIYTLVCVVMAISLGLGAALLLDRPFRGRGLARALVTIPWAAPPIAVATIFAWMLNAQYGIFNYPLKLMDLEIGYESWLDNPRLALPAILFTTIWQIFPFSSVVLLAALQGVSEEVREAAQIDGADRINIFKVAVWPTIRPTVTLLCLFITIWSLRRFDLIWVMTQGGPIGATKTLVIELYTRAFVSRELGEAAAIGMVGLSIALVVTLVYFWATQRAEKAEGRR, from the coding sequence ATGCGGCCCCAGGCGTCGCTTTCCCCCAAGCTTGCCGCGCGGCCCGAAAGGGCTGCGCGTCTCGACGGCAGCCCCTGGACCCCCTACTGGTTCGTCGCGCCGGTCGTTCTCTTCCTGCTGGCGCTGCAGGGATATCCCCTGCTGCGCGAGCTGATGCTCAGCTTCACGCAGACCTCGCTGCTCACCCCGCAGCAATCGACCTTCATCGGGATGCGCAACTATGAGGAGCTGATCGCCCGCCCCGATTTCTGGCATGTAATCGCCGTGACGGGCATCTACACGCTCGTCTGCGTGGTCATGGCGATCTCGCTCGGCCTCGGTGCGGCTTTGCTGCTCGACAGGCCGTTTCGCGGACGTGGGTTGGCGCGCGCGCTGGTGACGATACCCTGGGCGGCGCCCCCGATCGCGGTGGCGACCATCTTCGCCTGGATGCTGAACGCCCAGTACGGCATCTTCAACTATCCGCTGAAGCTCATGGATCTCGAGATCGGCTACGAAAGCTGGCTCGACAATCCGAGGCTCGCCCTGCCGGCCATCCTGTTCACGACGATCTGGCAGATCTTCCCCTTCTCCTCGGTCGTGCTGCTCGCCGCACTGCAGGGCGTCTCGGAAGAGGTGCGCGAGGCCGCCCAGATCGACGGCGCCGACCGGATCAACATCTTCAAGGTCGCGGTCTGGCCGACGATCCGACCGACGGTGACGCTGCTCTGCCTCTTCATCACGATCTGGTCGCTGCGCCGCTTCGATCTGATCTGGGTGATGACGCAGGGCGGACCGATCGGCGCGACCAAGACACTGGTCATCGAGCTCTATACCCGCGCCTTCGTCTCTCGCGAGCTCGGCGAGGCCGCGGCAATCGGCATGGTCGGTCTCTCGATCGCCCTCGTCGTCACGCTCGTCTACTTCTGGGCGACGCAGCGCGCCGAAAAAGCCGAGGGCCGCCGCTGA
- a CDS encoding extracellular solute-binding protein, with amino-acid sequence MTKFSRRTLLKFAAGAGAMNVTRSFAQSKETLTFAAGLFAEAGRGDRTRAWIEKFNKSQDRYVIEPVAIPFSKLADTVFTQMGGGGGPDLIRFDQTDFFAAVPANRLFPVDDLLDLSKFKFQAADKFVKVDGKRIGIAFETANYAMLYNPALLKDGAPPKDWDTFLAAAKEATGRGKFGYAFRATMPERAGFWFDLSNYVYGFGGQWGGGGEPLLNSKEVVEAITQYKRVYDLGVTPKGADAATYRRMFWEGKIGMNIDNGGVGGIFSAQAPDFKFDAARSPFPHREQGITLTMLAFNANSKKKAGAAAFVDWMLQPEPQAELQLLLGASNVATQIPRAEEELKKYPWVKSFDENTPYGQPFLVRSLESKTLDFQQVVCENVLRCLVGGESPKKVMDDAQAQALSRILRR; translated from the coding sequence ATGACGAAGTTCTCTCGACGCACGCTCCTGAAGTTCGCCGCTGGCGCTGGCGCAATGAACGTCACGCGCAGCTTCGCTCAGTCCAAAGAGACCCTGACCTTTGCAGCGGGGCTTTTTGCCGAGGCCGGACGTGGCGACCGCACCCGCGCCTGGATCGAGAAGTTCAACAAGAGTCAGGATCGCTATGTCATCGAGCCTGTCGCCATCCCGTTTTCGAAGCTGGCTGACACCGTCTTCACGCAGATGGGCGGCGGTGGCGGGCCGGACCTGATCCGCTTCGACCAGACCGACTTCTTCGCCGCTGTGCCGGCCAACCGGCTCTTCCCGGTCGATGATCTCCTGGACCTGTCGAAGTTCAAGTTCCAGGCGGCCGACAAGTTCGTGAAGGTCGACGGCAAGCGCATCGGCATCGCCTTCGAGACCGCCAACTATGCGATGCTCTATAACCCCGCGCTGCTCAAGGACGGCGCGCCGCCGAAGGATTGGGACACGTTCCTGGCCGCCGCGAAGGAGGCGACCGGCCGCGGCAAGTTCGGCTACGCCTTCCGCGCGACGATGCCGGAACGGGCCGGCTTCTGGTTCGACCTCTCGAACTACGTCTACGGCTTCGGCGGGCAATGGGGCGGTGGCGGCGAGCCTCTGCTGAACAGCAAGGAGGTCGTCGAGGCGATCACCCAGTACAAGCGCGTCTACGATCTCGGCGTGACCCCCAAGGGCGCCGATGCCGCGACCTACCGGCGCATGTTCTGGGAGGGCAAGATCGGCATGAACATCGACAATGGCGGTGTCGGCGGCATCTTCTCGGCCCAGGCGCCCGATTTCAAGTTCGATGCTGCCCGCTCGCCCTTCCCGCATCGCGAGCAGGGCATCACGCTCACCATGCTCGCCTTCAACGCCAATTCGAAGAAGAAGGCCGGCGCCGCAGCCTTTGTCGACTGGATGCTCCAGCCGGAGCCGCAGGCCGAACTCCAGCTCCTGCTCGGCGCCTCCAACGTCGCGACGCAGATCCCGCGCGCCGAGGAGGAGCTCAAGAAATATCCCTGGGTGAAGTCGTTCGACGAGAACACGCCCTATGGCCAGCCTTTCCTGGTCCGCTCACTGGAGAGCAAGACCCTCGATTTCCAGCAGGTCGTCTGCGAGAACGTGCTGCGCTGCCTGGTCGGCGGAGAATCGCCGAAGAAGGTGATGGACGACGCCCAGGCCCAGGCACTCAGCCGCATCCTGCGCCGGTGA
- a CDS encoding GntR family transcriptional regulator: protein MAESGTPIKQVSKENLSARIYAQLRGALMDGQFEPGERLTISSLAEQFGTSITPVRETIFRLVSERALEMRAATAVHVPKLDPDRLREIQLIRVELEGAAAERAAKIITPQQLDELTRIHESFLAAAAVDPAEASVRNRDFHFALLRVAQLPILEGIVENAWVLMGPFLRLFHVHIPKRDLAADQHLHHVVLEALRRHDAAAASKAIQDDIRWGNVLIDAFEREGEVRRTGSTR from the coding sequence ATGGCTGAGAGCGGCACCCCGATCAAACAGGTCAGCAAGGAGAATCTCTCCGCGCGCATCTATGCGCAGTTGCGCGGTGCGCTGATGGACGGCCAGTTCGAGCCGGGCGAGCGACTGACCATTTCCAGCCTGGCCGAGCAGTTCGGCACCAGCATCACGCCGGTTCGCGAGACCATCTTCCGGCTCGTCAGCGAGCGGGCCTTGGAAATGCGGGCGGCCACGGCCGTGCACGTTCCCAAGCTCGATCCCGACCGCCTGCGCGAGATCCAGCTGATACGCGTCGAGCTGGAAGGAGCGGCGGCCGAGCGTGCAGCGAAGATCATCACCCCTCAACAACTCGATGAGCTCACGCGGATTCACGAGAGCTTTCTCGCTGCGGCGGCCGTCGATCCCGCCGAGGCGAGCGTTCGAAACCGGGACTTTCACTTCGCCCTGCTCCGGGTAGCCCAGCTCCCCATCCTCGAGGGCATCGTCGAGAACGCCTGGGTGTTGATGGGTCCCTTCCTGCGCCTGTTCCACGTGCACATCCCGAAGCGGGACCTGGCAGCAGACCAGCATCTTCATCACGTCGTCCTGGAAGCCTTGCGGCGGCACGACGCCGCCGCCGCGAGCAAAGCCATTCAGGACGACATCCGGTGGGGGAATGTCCTGATCGATGCCTTTGAGCGAGAGGGCGAAGTTCGTCGGACCGGCTCAACGCGCTGA
- a CDS encoding VOC family protein has translation MSDAIATDVRTAPPRSIAFGHTGFITPDIERSVAFWSEVLGFRPEPIGERSAPWLERFIGVPGAHMRLAHLFGHGAHIEFIEFVSPAGEPIRPDANQPGTAHICLRVTRLPELRREILDAGGSLQGEVSKITEGIAKGLRGLFMRDPHGILIELVEVPEEESHG, from the coding sequence ATGAGCGATGCCATCGCGACAGACGTGCGGACCGCTCCGCCCCGCTCGATCGCTTTCGGACACACCGGCTTCATCACGCCCGACATCGAGCGCTCGGTGGCCTTCTGGAGCGAGGTCCTCGGCTTTCGCCCCGAGCCGATCGGAGAGCGCAGCGCGCCCTGGCTCGAGCGCTTCATCGGCGTGCCCGGCGCCCATATGCGCCTTGCCCATCTCTTCGGCCACGGCGCCCATATCGAGTTCATCGAATTCGTCTCGCCCGCCGGTGAGCCGATCCGGCCTGACGCCAATCAGCCCGGTACTGCGCATATCTGCCTGCGCGTGACGCGGCTGCCGGAACTGCGCCGGGAGATTCTCGATGCGGGCGGCAGCTTGCAAGGCGAGGTCAGCAAGATCACCGAGGGCATTGCCAAAGGGTTGCGCGGTCTCTTCATGCGCGATCCCCACGGCATCCTGATAGAGCTGGTCGAGGTTCCCGAGGAGGAAAGCCATGGCTGA
- a CDS encoding enolase C-terminal domain-like protein, with the protein MTKRPALSDAPDAAALPAVTAVEAMHCRIPFPSPLQLGKLHMTHRDYVLLRIRLADGTTGHAVGFERGLPLLDLAMRVAPFYVGRSPAQRAAARLAAEAAAPPARAVLMRGISLLDIAMWDALGRGTGLPLHALIGSARQHVPVMPVVGYGASAQAVAEQCRDLAARGFRTIKVMINGSDLAADTALLEAVRKALPDEVAFGIDAHWSWKTIGDALPTCRLAEGLGAVFIEDPFLPQQWRNVAELEARIGVPLAVGEDVIDRYGFRDLAEAARILRIDASVSGGLTGAIEALHLATIMDREVIPHVFPALHGQLAAAFPAVRCVEMILPEVGADPIDRLFSDPARVEDGDLVVSDAPGAAITFDWDKAAAFALRSETLGERA; encoded by the coding sequence ATGACCAAGCGCCCTGCCCTCAGCGACGCCCCGGACGCGGCAGCCCTGCCGGCCGTCACAGCGGTCGAGGCGATGCATTGCCGCATTCCCTTCCCGAGCCCGCTCCAGCTCGGCAAGCTGCACATGACCCACCGCGACTACGTGCTGCTGCGCATCCGCCTCGCGGACGGGACCACGGGCCACGCCGTCGGCTTCGAGCGCGGGCTGCCGCTCCTGGATCTCGCGATGCGCGTCGCGCCGTTCTATGTCGGGCGGTCGCCGGCCCAACGCGCTGCCGCGCGGCTGGCGGCGGAGGCGGCCGCGCCGCCGGCCCGCGCCGTGCTCATGCGTGGCATCAGCCTGCTCGACATCGCGATGTGGGACGCGCTCGGGCGGGGCACGGGCCTGCCGCTCCACGCACTGATCGGCAGCGCGCGCCAGCACGTCCCGGTGATGCCGGTCGTCGGCTACGGCGCCTCGGCGCAAGCGGTGGCGGAACAGTGCCGCGATCTCGCGGCTCGCGGCTTCCGCACCATTAAGGTGATGATCAACGGCAGCGATCTCGCCGCCGACACCGCCTTGCTCGAAGCCGTCCGCAAGGCGCTGCCGGACGAAGTCGCCTTCGGCATCGATGCGCATTGGTCGTGGAAGACAATCGGTGACGCGCTGCCGACCTGCCGGCTTGCAGAAGGTCTCGGCGCCGTCTTCATCGAGGATCCGTTCCTGCCGCAGCAATGGCGCAACGTTGCCGAGCTGGAGGCACGAATCGGCGTGCCTCTCGCCGTCGGCGAGGACGTGATCGACCGCTATGGCTTCCGCGATCTCGCCGAGGCCGCCCGCATCCTGCGCATCGACGCCTCCGTCAGTGGCGGGCTCACCGGCGCGATCGAGGCGCTGCATCTGGCAACGATCATGGATCGCGAGGTCATCCCCCACGTCTTCCCGGCGCTGCATGGCCAGCTCGCGGCGGCCTTCCCCGCCGTGCGCTGCGTCGAGATGATCCTGCCGGAGGTCGGCGCCGATCCGATCGATCGCCTCTTTTCTGACCCGGCGCGGGTCGAGGATGGCGATCTCGTGGTCAGCGATGCGCCCGGCGCCGCGATCACCTTCGACTGGGACAAGGCGGCCGCCTTCGCCCTGCGCAGCGAGACTCTGGGAGAACGCGCATGA
- the fabG gene encoding 3-oxoacyl-ACP reductase FabG produces MSTATPSRPIADFSLDGRIALVTGAGRGIGYSIAHGFAQAGATVIINDVSPAAAEAACESLRAEGLKAEPQAFDVTDHPAGAAAIDAIVARHGKLDILMNNAGILIRKPVETHEIADWDKVIAINLTSLYALAREATRHMRKARYGRIINTASLMGISSRPGVISYVAAKHGVVGITRALAAELGAYGITVNAIGPGYIETEINKATLADGRFHKQVVDRTPLGRWASPDELAGPAVFLASAAAGFVSGHVLMVDGGMSATLFQPEISDLGLAA; encoded by the coding sequence ATGAGCACGGCCACACCCTCCCGCCCGATCGCCGATTTCTCGCTCGACGGGCGCATCGCGCTCGTCACCGGGGCCGGGCGTGGCATCGGCTATTCGATCGCACATGGCTTCGCGCAGGCTGGCGCCACCGTCATCATCAACGACGTCAGCCCGGCAGCCGCCGAAGCGGCTTGCGAAAGCTTGCGCGCCGAAGGACTGAAGGCCGAGCCGCAGGCTTTTGACGTCACCGACCATCCGGCCGGCGCCGCGGCGATCGACGCGATCGTCGCCCGCCACGGCAAGCTCGACATCCTGATGAACAATGCCGGCATCCTGATCCGCAAGCCGGTCGAGACCCATGAGATCGCCGATTGGGACAAGGTCATCGCGATCAACCTGACCTCGCTTTACGCGCTGGCCCGCGAGGCGACGCGGCACATGCGCAAGGCCCGCTACGGGCGGATCATCAACACCGCCTCACTGATGGGCATCTCGTCGCGGCCCGGCGTCATCTCCTATGTCGCCGCCAAGCACGGCGTCGTCGGCATCACGCGGGCGCTGGCGGCCGAGCTCGGCGCTTACGGCATCACCGTCAACGCGATCGGCCCGGGCTATATCGAGACCGAGATCAACAAGGCGACGCTGGCCGATGGCCGCTTCCACAAGCAGGTCGTCGATCGCACGCCGCTCGGCCGCTGGGCCTCGCCCGATGAACTCGCCGGCCCGGCCGTCTTCCTCGCCTCGGCCGCCGCCGGCTTCGTCTCCGGCCATGTGCTGATGGTCGATGGCGGCATGTCGGCGACGCTGTTCCAGCCCGAGATCAGCGATCTGGGGCTTGCCGCATGA
- a CDS encoding glycerol dehydrogenase translates to MIIFGSPRRYIQGAGAIAQLGDELARLGKTAVLIADEHVQRLVSAQAKESCDAAGVSLSPITFGGEITHAEVERMAALCQGNPPEIVVAAGGGKTIDAAKFLSGQIGAKLVTMPTVASNDSPTSHIIVVYDENHKLVGVEKLKANPDLVLVDTAIIAKAPAMLLSAGIGDAVVKRFEVEQCIGVKGNNVFGARSPLTALALARACYETVRADSVAALAAVKRGEPDEALERLVEASVLMSGLAFESGGLSVCHAMTRGLSAVPGSASAPHGHQVAYGLLVQLALEGRDAAFVADIRGFFAQTGLPLSLADLGFQGGAAEIATIAELTAQAAHMKHFSRPVSAQDLVAAIEAVEAASSNRKDAAE, encoded by the coding sequence ATGATCATTTTCGGATCGCCTCGACGCTACATTCAGGGAGCCGGGGCCATCGCACAGCTCGGCGACGAGCTTGCTCGCCTCGGCAAGACGGCGGTGCTGATCGCCGACGAACATGTTCAGCGCCTGGTCTCGGCGCAGGCGAAGGAAAGCTGCGACGCTGCTGGCGTATCGCTGTCTCCGATCACCTTCGGCGGCGAGATCACCCATGCAGAGGTCGAGCGCATGGCGGCGCTCTGCCAAGGCAATCCGCCCGAGATCGTCGTGGCTGCCGGCGGCGGCAAGACCATCGACGCCGCGAAGTTCCTGTCTGGCCAGATTGGAGCGAAGCTCGTCACGATGCCGACCGTCGCTTCGAACGACTCCCCGACCAGCCACATCATCGTGGTCTACGACGAGAACCATAAGCTGGTTGGTGTCGAGAAACTCAAGGCCAACCCTGATCTGGTTCTCGTCGACACTGCGATCATCGCCAAGGCACCGGCCATGCTATTGTCCGCTGGCATCGGTGACGCCGTCGTCAAGCGCTTCGAGGTCGAGCAATGCATCGGCGTGAAAGGCAACAACGTCTTCGGCGCCCGCTCGCCGCTGACGGCGCTCGCCCTGGCGCGGGCCTGCTACGAGACGGTTCGCGCTGACTCCGTCGCGGCGCTGGCGGCGGTGAAGCGCGGCGAGCCGGACGAGGCGCTGGAGCGGCTGGTCGAGGCCAGCGTCCTGATGAGCGGGCTTGCGTTCGAGAGCGGCGGTCTTTCGGTCTGCCATGCGATGACACGAGGCTTGTCCGCCGTGCCGGGCTCGGCCTCGGCGCCGCACGGCCACCAGGTTGCTTACGGGCTTTTGGTCCAGCTCGCGCTTGAAGGGCGGGATGCCGCCTTCGTCGCCGATATCCGCGGGTTCTTCGCGCAGACCGGCCTGCCGCTCTCGCTCGCCGATCTCGGCTTCCAGGGCGGGGCCGCGGAGATCGCGACCATCGCGGAACTGACGGCGCAGGCGGCGCATATGAAGCATTTCTCCCGGCCCGTTTCGGCGCAGGACCTCGTCGCGGCCATCGAGGCCGTGGAAGCGGCCTCCTCGAACCGGAAGGATGCGGCGGAATGA
- a CDS encoding NAD(P)-binding domain-containing protein codes for MEIDGRTRVIVHLAYPSAHLRTPTLFNARCVERQINAVLVPWEVAPSDLASAWAGLRSGRNLAGAIVTIPHKEAAARHCDRLEGVASDLGVVNVVRRASDGLTTGRLYDGEGFVAGLRNDGYEPRGQRVLLLGAGGAATALAQALLAAGVVELVIANRNIERAEALAERLRVLNPSQRILVGPANARGFDLVVNGTSVGLDGDPASPVDVETIEPASMVADIVMKPAMTPLLRGAEARGARIHQGMHMLAAQIDLFIDFLLGDAQTAAQPTLRIA; via the coding sequence ATGGAGATCGACGGGCGCACACGCGTCATCGTCCATCTGGCATACCCATCGGCGCATCTTCGGACGCCGACGCTGTTCAACGCCCGTTGCGTGGAGCGGCAGATCAATGCCGTGCTGGTCCCCTGGGAAGTCGCACCTTCAGATCTTGCATCGGCCTGGGCCGGCTTGCGTTCCGGGCGAAATCTTGCCGGGGCGATTGTCACGATCCCTCACAAGGAAGCGGCAGCGCGTCACTGCGACCGACTGGAGGGCGTCGCATCGGACCTCGGGGTCGTGAATGTCGTGCGTCGGGCCTCGGATGGGCTGACGACGGGCCGGCTCTATGACGGAGAGGGATTTGTAGCGGGACTGCGCAACGACGGTTACGAGCCTCGCGGGCAGCGGGTGCTGCTTCTCGGAGCCGGAGGTGCAGCGACCGCGCTGGCGCAAGCGCTGCTGGCAGCAGGTGTCGTGGAACTCGTGATCGCCAACCGCAACATCGAGCGAGCGGAGGCGCTCGCCGAAAGACTGCGCGTGCTCAACCCGAGCCAGAGAATCCTGGTTGGTCCAGCGAATGCCCGCGGCTTCGATCTGGTGGTCAATGGCACCTCGGTTGGCCTCGATGGCGATCCGGCGAGCCCCGTCGACGTTGAAACGATCGAGCCGGCCAGCATGGTTGCGGACATTGTGATGAAGCCCGCCATGACCCCGCTCTTGCGCGGGGCCGAGGCGCGGGGCGCCCGGATCCATCAGGGCATGCACATGCTCGCAGCACAAATCGACCTCTTCATCGATTTTCTGCTCGGCGATGCCCAAACCGCAGCGCAGCCGACGCTGCGCATCGCCTGA